In Ipomoea triloba cultivar NCNSP0323 chromosome 15, ASM357664v1, one genomic interval encodes:
- the LOC116005939 gene encoding putative late blight resistance protein homolog R1B-12 yields MALDAVTRELKLNRMALDAVTSLIKIVEQDLMEPKLLSIFDAGGMKVWLLQTIELLSAKLCFLQAFLEERCEGKMHNGWFFEYKVAGIYDEYEIKSKLGLVYSEAKCEHLLRTLKEMVREIEDVEEGFLMIKEGIDEGVWDTYQSALELENEVIVGFHIDIKTIVNRLCYSHFMRSVFTILRKTNIHKFRKYVENPVLKLQVMPLVGEGGIGKTTLAKRVYGHPTTIASFDIRARVVLSQVPNLKEILIGLLSCILHITSEIYTLDDAQIGEQLCTSLMGKKYLIFLDDIWTTAAWDAIKGYFPENFSGSRILVTTRFTKVAKYLSADLYHVKYQTLENRWELFYGKVFRQSQFVDYEDKLSKLRIAERIVYGCSGLPLEVVVIAGLLAVNKESVEIWRDVEDTLDGVDRYDNEDRISKILSLSYNYLPPHLKPCFHYFGVFPEDNVIPVKKLINLWVAEGFLMPLENMSLEEVAESYLHDLINRGLVQINELSIDGRVNSCKVHDRVLEVCVRQAINGNALCIINDNHDPNASHWLSCQTSHWPITQASYGNFSPYKIFSVLSFGKDVYHTKCRLVYPCLKLLRVLDLSFVKWSRGMPSEITDLVHLRYLALSTIGSLYKLRFFKLKNLLTLIVTSWMEKCPLKLPCDILGLPQLRHLHVDKRCSQYLPCLVKNNLQTLYWLKVASSDEKPNFGMLPNLIELGICIEGQLANSHLGSLVHLHLLEKLKFEVRRVERFCLPTGFPPNLKKLTLRYTYLPWKEMDTIGKLPHLEVLKLKDFAFCGPTWKPSEQGFRELKALLISRSNLKHWDASSNHFPVLELLVLRYCWELKQIPINFENIGTLKLIVLEGCYSSLVTSAKHISSAKKLWFEGKANCPLLVRKVGTKVELPNDESFEEEIVVNSEEENVESVKSFEEESEKSSEEESVGRYKELSVGSSDQESLKARKRVMKNLKKCQNP; encoded by the exons ATGGCTTTAGATGCTGTAACCAGAGAATTGAAGCTCAATAGAATGGCTTTAGATGCTGTAACCAGTCTAATTAAAATAGTAGAGCAAGACCTTATGGAGCCCAAACTACTTTCGATTTTTGATGCTGGAGGAATGAAGGTGTGGCTGCTCCAAACCATCGAGTTGCTTTCTGCCAAGCTCTGCTTTCTGCAAGCATTTTTGGAGGAGAGGTGTGAGGGGAAAATGCATAATGGCTGGTTCTTTGAATATAAAGTTGCTGGAATATATGACGAGTATGAAATAAAATCTAAACTGGGACTAGTCTATTCGGAAGCTAAATGTGAACATCTTCTAAGGACCTTGAAAGAAATGGTAAGAGAAATTGAGGACGTTGAAGAAGGGTTCCTGATGATAAAAGAAGGAATTGATGAGGGAGTTTGGGATACCTACCAAAGTGCTTTAGAGCTTGAGAATGAAGTAATTGTAGGATTCCACATTGATATAAAGACGATAGTTAACCGCCTCTGTTATTCACACTTTATGAGATCAGTTTTCACCATTTTGAGGAAAACTAACATTCACAAGTTTCGGAAATATGTTGAAAACCCTGTGCTGAAACTACAAGTTATGCCACTCGTTGGGGAAGGAGGCATAGGAAAAACTACATTAGCCAAAAGAGTCTATGGACATCCAACTACTATTGCTAGCTTTGACATTCGAGCGCGGGTAGTTTTGTCTCAGGTTCCTAACCTCAAAGAGATTCTCATTGGTTTATTAAGTTGTATTTTACATATAACAAGTGAAATCTACACCCTAGACGATGCTCAAATAGGTGAGCAATTATGCACAAGTTTGATGGGCAAgaagtatttaattttcttggatGATATATGGACCACTGCTGCATGGGATGCCATCAAAGGATATTTTCCAGAGAATTTTAGTGGGAGTCGAATCTTGGTAACTACTCGGTTCACAAAGGTGGCTAAATACTTAAGTGCAGATCTCTACCATGTGAAGTATCAAACTTTAGAGAATCGATGGGAATTATTTTACGGAAAAGTGTTTAGGCAAAGCCAATTCGTGGACTATGAAGACAAGTTGAGCAAACTTCGGATTGCGGAAAGGATTGTTTATGGTTGCAGTGGATTACCACTAGAAGTTGTTGTGATTGCAGGACTTTTAGCGGTAAACAAAGAGTCTGTAGAAATATGGAGAGATGTTGAGGACACTTTGGATGGAGTTGATAGATATGATAATGAGGATAGAATTTCAAAAATACTTTCATTGAGCTACAACTACTTACCTCCACACTTGAAACCTTGCTTTCATTATTTTGGTGTGTTTCCTGAAGACAATGTCATTCCTGTTAAGAAATTAATCAACTTATGGGTTGCAGAGGGATTTTTAATGCCACTTGAAAATATGAGTTTGGAAGAAGTGGCAGAAAGTTACTTGCATGATCTCATTAATAGAGGTTTAGTTCAAATTAATGAGCTAAGTATTGATGGTAGAGTTAATTCATGTAAGGTTCATGATCGAGTGCTCGAGGTCTGTGTGAGACAAGCAATAAATGGGAATGCTTTGTGCATTATCAATGACAACCATGATCCAAATGCTAGTCATTGGTTAAGCTGTCAAACAAGTCATTGGCCTATCACTCAAGCGAGTTATGGAAATTTCTCTCCCTATAAAATCTTTTCAGTTCTCTCCTTTGGTAAAGATGTATACCATACCAAATGCAGGTTAGTATACCCATGTTTGAAATTGCTAAGAGTATTGGATTTATCATTTGTTAAATGGTCACGAGGCATGCCTAGTGAAATAACAGATTTGGTTCATTTGAGATACTTGGCTTTAAGTACCATTGGTTCTCTTTACAAGCTTCGATTTTTCAAGCTTAAAAATTTACTAACTCTCATTGTTACTTCATGGATGGAAAAATGTCCTCTGAAATTGCCATGTGATATTTTGGGTTTGCCACAATTGAGGCATTTGCATGTTGACAAGAGATGTTCACAATATCTCCCTTGCTTAGTCAAAAACAATCTACAAACTCTTTATTGGTTGAAAGTTGCTAGCTCCGACGAAAAACCAAACTTCGGAATGCTTCCAAACCTAATCGAACTTGGGATTTGCATTGAAGGCCAATTGGCGAATAGCCATCTAGGGAGCCTTGTGCATTTACATCTACTTGAGAAGTTGAAGTTTGAAGTAAGAAGGGTTGAGCGCTTTTGTCTTCCAACAGGTTTTCCACCAAACCTTAAGAAGTTGACACTTCGCTATACTTATCTTCCATGGAAGGAGATGGACACAATTGGCAAGTTGCCGCACCTTGAGGTGCTGAAACTAAAAGATTTCGCTTTTTGTGGCCCAACATGGAAACCATCGGAGCAGGGCTTTCGGGAATTAAAGGCACTTCTTATTTCACGATCAAATCTCAAACATTGGGATGCAAGTTCTAACCATTTCCCAGTTTTAGAGCTTCTGGTCTTAAGATATTGTTGGGAATTGAAACAAATTccaattaattttgaaaatattggaACATTGAAGTTAATTGTCTTAGAAGGTTGTTACTCTTCTCTTGTGACCTCTGCAAAACATATTTCTTCCGCAAAAAAGTTATGGTTTGAGGGAAAGGCAAATTGTCCACTTCTTGTTCGTAAAGTTGGAACTAAG GTTGAATTGCCAAATGATGAAAGTTTTGAAGAAGAAATTGTAGTAAACTCTGAAGAAGAAAATGTGGAAAGTGTGAaaagctttgaagaagaaagtgagaAAAGttctgaagaagaaagtgtgggAAGGTATAAAGAATTAAGTGTTGGAAGCTCTGATCAAGAAAGTTTGAAAGCTCGGAAGAGAGTGATGAAAAATCTGAAGAAGTGTCAAAATCCCTGA